The proteins below come from a single Rhinoraja longicauda isolate Sanriku21f chromosome 5, sRhiLon1.1, whole genome shotgun sequence genomic window:
- the coq3 gene encoding ubiquinone biosynthesis O-methyltransferase, mitochondrial has translation MAMHRALLLQQLQLQLRGAGGGSCSRLPLRAAFWCRAAAAAAATGPRASRERQIPGGNVCSYAQGPPGYADASRRYTTSKTTVDPDEMKKFQALSQKWWDSRGEFAALHALNDLRVPFIRDTLLTYSEKIHLGHPLQGFRILDVGCGGGLLSEPLGRLGAVVVGIDPLEDNISTAKLHQLFDPALKGQVEYTACSLEEMAMEATNTFDAVLASEVVEHVNNLEIFIKCAAQVLKPEGSLFITTINKTMLSYAMAIVAAEYVLRIVPSGTHEWEKFISPKELEKYLASSGFTVEAVNGMLFNPIFGTWSWINDCSVNYALHAVKSKIAEQSDFVSESSNGKGNDSDQSESSSCSKEKL, from the exons ATGGCAATGCACAGGGCGCTGCTGCTGCAGCAACTGCAACTGCAACTGCGGGGTGCGGGAGGCGGCTCGTGctccaggctccctctccgggcAGCGTTCTGGTGCCGggcggcggcagcggcagcagccACCGGCCCGCGAGCGTCCAGGGAGCGACAGATCCCGGGAGGCAACGTCTGCAGCTATGCACAGGGTCCGCCTGGCTACGCGGACGCCAGCCG GAGGTATACCACATCAAAGACAACTGTGGACCCTGATGAAATGAAGAAGTTTCAGGCCTTGTCACAAAAGTGGTGGGATAGTCGTGGTGAATTTGCAGCACTGCATGCTTTGAATGATCTTCGTGTTCCTTTTATCCG AGATACATTATTGACGTACAGTGAAAAAATACATTTAGGACATCCCCTTCAAGGTTTCCGGATTTTAGATGTTGGTTGTGGAGGAGGactactgagtgag CCACTAGGTCGACTTGGAGCAGTGGTGGTTGGAATTGATCCTTTAGAAGATAATATCAGCACAGCAAAGCTGCACCAATTATTTGATCCAGCGCTGAAAGGACAAGTAGAGTACACTGCTtgttctctggaggaaatggcaaTGGAGGCAACAAATACATTTGATGCAGTTTTAGCTTCTGAAGTTGTAGAGCATGTTAACAACTTAGAAATATTTATTAAATGTGCTGCACAAGTGTTAAAG CCTGAAGGATCGCTCTTTATCACAACAATTAACAAAACAATGCTGTCCTATGCAATGGCAATTGTAGCAGCTGAGTATGTATTGAGAATTGTACCAAGTGGGACACATGAATGGGAAAAGTTCATCAGCCCTAAAGAGTTGGAGAAATATCTAGCATCTA GTGGATTCACAGTTGAGGCTGTCAACGGAATGCTGTTTAATCCCATATTTGGTACCTGGAGTTGGATtaatgattgtagtgtaaattATGCCCTGCACGCAGTGAAAAGTAAAATAGCTGAGCAATCAGATTTTGTCTCAGAAAGTAGTAACGGGAAAGGTAATGATTCTGACCAATCAGAATCTAGTAGTTGCTCCAAAGAGAAATTGTAG